A section of the Triticum dicoccoides isolate Atlit2015 ecotype Zavitan chromosome 7A, WEW_v2.0, whole genome shotgun sequence genome encodes:
- the LOC119332226 gene encoding uncharacterized protein LOC119332226, with protein sequence MSSSSSSTAAAGSALGGSHAGLALAATAMALSGTLVLFSLCRAKQTDHHLVSSDAAATSPSPARLRPCLSSSEKRKREKARRGSMKRVRFAADVVDHGPARPAPEVEEAVASGPGPSCRGAAMPANREALYRGMLRGRSMLRTACSY encoded by the exons atgtcgtcgtcgtcgtcgtccaccgcggcGGCGGGCTCCGCGCTGGGCGGCTCCCACGccggcctcgccctcgccgccACCGCCATGGCGCTCTCCGGCACCCTCGTGCTCTTCTCGCTCTGCCGCGCCAAGCAGACGGACCACCACCTCGTCTCCTCCGACGCCGCCGCCACGTCCCCGTCTCCCGCCCGGCTccggccctgcctctcctcctccg AGAAGCGGAAGCGGGAGAAGGCGCGGCGCGGGAGCATGAAGCGGGTGCGCTTCGCCGCCGACGTCGTTGACCACGGCCCAGCTCGCCCGGcgccggaggtggaggaggcggtggcgtcggGGCCGGGGCCGTCCTGCAGGGGCGCCGCGATGCCGGCGAACCGGGAGGCGCTGTACCGCGGCATGCTCCGCGGCCGCTCCATGCTCAGGACCGCCTGCTCCTACTAA